Genomic segment of Streptomyces alboniger:
CAAGCTGGAGGCCATCCTGCCGGTGCAGGAGCAGGTCCCGGGCGAGGAGTACCCCCACGGGATGCGCCTTCGCAGCTACGTCGTCCGCGTGGCGAAGGGTGTCCGCGGCCCGTCCGTGACGCTGTCGCGCACGCACCCGAACCTGGTCAAGAAGCTCTTCGCGCTCGAAGTGCCCGAGATCGCCGACGGCTCCGTCGAGATCTCGGCCATCGCCCGCGAGGCCGGCCACCGCACCAAGATCGCCGTGCGCTCGACGCGCTCGGGGCTCAACGCCAAGGGCGCCTGCATCGGCCCGATGGGCAGCCGCGTGCGCAACGTCATGGCCGAGCTGAACGGCGAGAAGATCGACATCGTCGACTGGTCGGACGATCCGGCCGACATGGTCGCCCACGCGCTCTCCCCGGCCCGCGTCAGCAAGGTCGAGATCGTCGACCTCGGCGCGCGCTCGGCCCGGGTGACCGTGCCGGACTACCAGCTGTCGCTGGCCATCGGCAAGGAGGGGCAGAACGCCCGCCTGGCCGCGCGGCTCACGGGCTGGCGCATCGACATCAGGCCCGACACCGAGAACCCCGCCGACCAGTAGCGGACCCGGCGCGACGGCCGCCACCGGATCACTCCGGAGGCGGCCGTGGGAATAAATCCGGGCGCGCACCGCTTGGATCACGACAGTATGTGGCGAGTAGCCGTTCGATTTTTGCCCCGAAGGGGTGAGGTCGGTGCGGGGAGGTAGACTTGAGCGTGTCTG
This window contains:
- the nusA gene encoding transcription termination factor NusA, whose amino-acid sequence is MDIDMSALRGLVREKEISFDLLVEAIESALLIAYHRTDGSFRRARVKLDRDSGHVTVWATEDPADLEEGQEPKEFDDTPSDFGRIAATTAKQVILQRLRDAEDDATLGEYAGREGDIVTGVVQQGRDPKNVLVDIGKLEAILPVQEQVPGEEYPHGMRLRSYVVRVAKGVRGPSVTLSRTHPNLVKKLFALEVPEIADGSVEISAIAREAGHRTKIAVRSTRSGLNAKGACIGPMGSRVRNVMAELNGEKIDIVDWSDDPADMVAHALSPARVSKVEIVDLGARSARVTVPDYQLSLAIGKEGQNARLAARLTGWRIDIRPDTENPADQ